Within Candidatus Poribacteria bacterium, the genomic segment AAATGACACTGCATGACATTATTCAAGTGTATACTTAATTATAGGATACACCATAGTTTTCGGATTCGACTTTGGTTTCCGTTTACGGACATTAACGTTTTTTCGCAATATCGCGAGCACAGCTCGCTCCTACAAAGGAAGGTATACGCATATATGAAGGGAATATGTGAAGCTAAATGGCTCTGTATTCTTCATCCCATTTAACGGCTTAAATGCTTAATCTTCATTAGGCACATCTATTTCTCCTCCAGTGCTTTTGGGTCTTGGGGTGTGATGTTTACTATGTCTTGCTCTGCGTTGAGGGCGTTGCAGGCGACAAGGGTTTTTAGGATTTGGTGTGCTAATGCGACGTGTTTCGTGGCTTCTTCGGAGTCTTCTGCTTGGAAGAGGCGTTGCTTCTGGTAGCCGTAGAGAGTTTCTAATTCTCGTGTGAGGTTTTCGGGGCTGATGAGGTCTGGGACGCGGTAATTCGCGCAGTACTCGTCTCGGGTTTGGTTAAAGAGGTCGCGGTATTTCTCAGGAAATTGGCGGTGGTTGATGTCTAAGCGTCGGAATTGATTGAATAGATCTTGGCGGTGCTGTTTTTCATGCGCCGCACGTTCTTGGTTAAAGTATATCTGGTAATTTTTGATGTATTTGTCTGCACGTCGTTCATTGAATGCCGCGAGAGCACTCTCATTGAGTTTCTCGTCTGTTTCCTTGCCGTATTTTTCATCGAAAGCCTTCAGATTTTTCCTGACGTACATCGCGATAAATTCGGATCTGCTGCGGAGCTCGCTGTCGTCGAGGGGTTCAGCCATGATTTGATCAATGGTGGGTATCTCTGGAATTCCGAGGGGTGGCAGTTCGTCTTCAAATTCTTCAATGAATGCGTCAACGATGTCGGTTAGTTTCATAAAAGATGCGAAGGATTTGACGACAAATTGTTTGTGCTTCTCTTTGAGTTTCATGAGCGAACTCCTTTAAAATTGGGACTTACGTAAAAAGCAACAATTTCGGTATTTTTAACCCCCTAAATCCGCCTTATCAGGAGACTTTAAGAGAAAGTGCGTAAGCCCTTAAAATGTTACACCAGTGTAACATTTGGGATGAATGGGTTATCGGCGTAAACTTAGTCGTTGTAAGGGTTTAGGGGCAATTTTGTTGTTGCCTTTCAATTGCAAAAAAAAAATAATTTGGCGGAAAGTGTAACATTTGGTTTAGTGATCAGCAGTTAGAAAAATGGTTAGGTTTATCATTTATGAATTTTAACTTAATTTGAGTTTATATTATATATAATACTATATATAACATGGGAATGCAAATTTATTTTTTATTTTCCAGAGATACTGAGGAAATTCGCAGAAATACCCAAGGAATCCGGTTCGGTTAGGAATGCAGATCGCATTAGGGCGTGTACGCCGCAAAACCGAACCTACTGGGTTTGGGTCGAGGCGGGCTTCAAGAAGTATTTGAAATATTCATTTTTGTGTGGGATTCGTTAACTTCTAAAGAGGTTTAAGTATTTCTCTAATACGAAGAGACGGTTGCGGGAGTGGTCTGTAGTCTCCTTCAGTACACCGAGTTCTGTCAACGATTTTAGCAGACGATTCGCGCTTGAAAAACTGATGCCGAGTTCTTTTTCCACTGATCTCACATTAACAATCGGTGTAGCGTACATAAAACGCAACAGTTTTTGCGCGTTTTTCGCTCGAGAGCCGAGAGTTAATATGTGGATGTCATATTCTCGCTGAAGTTCGAGAATCCCTTTGAATCTCTTAATCCCATCTTGGACGGTTTCAACTATTCCGTTTAAGAAAAATGTAATCCACTGCTCTAAATCATTTGATTTGCGGACCATAGAAAGTGAATCATAGTATGAGTCTCTGTGCTTCTCAAAAAACGTGGACATGTACAGGAAAGGTTTACTCAGTATCTGTGCGTTGATGAGCTGCAAAACGATTAATAGTCTTCCGCACCTTCCATTGCCGTCCAGAAAAGGATGGATGGTTTCAAACTGATAGTGTGTAATCGCAATTTTAATCAGTTCTGGAATCTGTAGTGATTGGTTGTGCCAGAATTTTTCCAAGTCGCTTAAAAGATCCGGAACCTCCTCCGCTGAAGGCGGTACAAAAAATGCATCGGAAGGCGATGAACCGCCGATCCAGTTTTGGCTCTTACGAATTTCTCCAGGGGCTTTGTTTTCTCCACGAACACCAGAGAGCAATATCTTATGTGCCTCTTTTAGGAGCCGTATACAAAGTGGAAGTTCAGACAGTTTGGCTATCGCGAAATTCACCGCTGCAATATAATTGTGGACCTCCTGCAAATCAGCCTGTCTGGTTGGTGGAATCTCTGTTTGTGGCAGAACGACCTCATCAATCTCAGTTTTTGTGCCTTCAATCAGATTAGAGTCTATCGCTTCTTTCGCGACACCCATTGGAATGGAGAAAATGACATCTGGGCGAAGTTCAGCATAGGCGTTGAGTTCACCCAAAAGTTTTGCTGCACGCTCGATCAAAAGGTCTATCTGTGGATTTTCCCAGACAAAAGGGCAATTTACAAAGGAAGGCGTGAAACTTCTATATTCTCGTTGCTGTCTGTATGTGCCTGCTATAAAGTTTTTCATATTCTCATTTTTACCTGTTTTTGGTAATCATAAATTTTATATTATCACTTTTTGTTATTTTTGACAATAGAAAATACTGTATTATTAGTAGTGTGCAGTCAATACCTCAGAGAACGGTGAGAAAAGAGATGCGAAACTTTTTATGGCGTTGATGTTATCGTATCCCGGACTTCGGTGACAACGGTATCAGGTTCAATGCCTTCACCTTGTCCTTCAAAGTTCAACAGGATGCGGTGACGGAGTGCGGGGAGCAACACGGCATCAATATCCGAAAAGGCAACGTTGTAGCGTTCATCGAGCAGGGCGTTGATTTTGGCGGTGAGTGCGATGGCTTGGATGCTTCGGATACCGGCACCGAGATGGACGTAGCGTTTGACGATCTCTGGTGCGTCCTCTGAATCTGGGTGTGTCGCACGGACGAGTCGGATGATGTGGCGTTCAACATGCTCGGCGATGGGGACTTGCGGGACAAGTCGGCGCATCGCGTTGAGTGTTTCGGCATCTGTAGCCTTGCCGATCGTGATGTCAGTGCCGGATGTGGTACGGCGCAAGATTTCGACGATCTCGTCTTCGTTCGGGAAGTCTATGAGAAGTTTGAACAGGAACCGATCGAGTTGTGCCTCTGGGAGCGGATAGGTGCCTTCCATCTCCAATGGATTTTGTGTTGCTAAAACACAGAACGGTTCTTCTAACTTATGGCTGGTGCGTCCGACGGTGACGGTGCGTTCCTGCATTGCCTCAAGGAGCGCGGATTGGGTGCGGGGTGTGGCGCGGTTGATTTCATCTGCGAGGATCAGTTGCGCGAAGATGGGCCCCTGTTGGAATTCAAGCTGCCTTCCGCCGTGTTCGTCTTCTACGAGAAGCGTTGTGCCTGTGATGTCCGATGGCATCATGTCCGGCGTGAATTGGATACGCTTGTAGGCGAGATCGAGTGCTTCGCTGAGGGTATGAATCAATTGCGTCTTGCCTAAGCCGGGGATTCCTTCAAGGAGCGCGTGTCCGTTGGCGAGTAGGCAGAAAAGTACACCTTCAATAATCGCGTCTTGACCGACGATGCGCTTTTGGACTTCGGCTTTGACGTTGTAAAAGGTTTCACGGAATTGCTGGATTTGGGTTTCTAAGTTCATGTTTGGATGAATAGTTGTCAGTTATCAGTTGTCAGTTACAGGAGGTTTTCCTTAACTGATAACCGATAACTGAAAGCGAACGAAGTGTGCGCACCGATTACCAATTATCTCTGGTGACGTAGAGAGATCGGTTTTCCATCGGGAGCGAGATGTGTTTACCGCCGAGTCGATGCGATTCGATGAACCCCATGAGCGTCTCTTGACTACGGCGCGCAAGATGAACGGGTCCCTTAGTTTCTCGGTCTTCATCAATTGCTTCGGCGATGTCTGTGATGCCCATCACAGTGCCTGTCGCACGGGATGTCTCTGGGAACGGCACCTCTTCAAAGAAGGTTCCATCCTTCTTTCGGAATTGGATTTCCCTGCTGTTGTTTTGCACACGGATCTTGCCACTCGTGCCGCAGACCTCGTATTCGGGTCCGGTGCCTGCGGTGTTGTAGCCGTGAACCCCGTTGGAAAAACGGATGTAACCGCAAGCAATACCCGGATCGACATTAAGACGGTTGCCATCCCAATCTGAATCGTTGCATATAATCGCGCCTTGCACGAAATCGACCTCTGGGTCGCCCGCGAGGAAGAGGAGCATATCGGCGGCATGTGTTAAGCCCCAGAGTGCTGAACCGGCTCCGTACTGCGCGATGGTGCAGAGAACATTCCCAATTTCGCCTGCTTCGACGAGTTCACGTACTTGGCGATAGATCGGCATATAGCGACGCTGCGTGCCGTAGTTGAATTTAACACCGTGCTTTTCAACGATGTCTACCATGATGTCGGCTTCTTCCATAGAGCAGCAGAGCGGTTTCTCGCAGTAGATGCCTTTGACGTTGTTCTCGGCGGCAAAGACGGTGATGTCGGCATGCGGACCCGGACGCGTAGCGATACAGACGATGTCGGGTTTCTCTTTTTCGATCATCTCTTGGTAATCTGTATAGGCGCGTTCGGCGCCATAGCGTTTTCTGATGGCTTCGGCTTTCTCCTCGAAGACATCGGAGACAGCAACGAGGTCAGTTCGCTCACATGCGACTGCTGCAGCGGCGTGTGAGAAGGGTTGCCATATAAAGCTATCCGGTCGTCCTGCGACTTCATCGTCGATGGTTGCGCCCATCCGTCCGCATCCGATGAGACAGGCTTTGTATGTACGTGGCATGGTTTATCTCCTATAAACATAACGCCCCAATGGGGCTGAGAGCAAGTTCAGTATTTCGGATGAATTATATTTCAAACATCACGTTTAACATCGTCCCAGTTTTTGAGTCTGCCGGCTCTTATATCGGCTTCTGCACGTTCTAAGCTTTTCACGATTTCCGCGTTACTTGTCAGTTCATGTGTCGCATCCCATGCTTCCTTATCATAGAGATAAGTCATATAATCTATAGCCGCTTTGAGTTTTTTCTTTGGGAGTCGCTCGATTAACATCATAGCTTGCTTTTGCAGTTTGGCATTCTTCATCACAGAACTCCTTAAAAGGGTTATTTTCTTGGGTTGCATGTCTTGTTCAATGTTAATATGTTATCAAAACCAGAAGTTCTTGTCAAGTTCATGGGGAGTTGTTTGGGGTGCGGTTTTCTAACCGCACCTACCGTAATTAGAAGGAACAATTACTCGCCGGTATAGAGTTTGCCGAAATAAGGACGGTAACCTTCGGGACCGGGGAAGCCGTCCCAGTAATTAGCTTCGGCGGGGAATGTGGCTTCACCACCGCTTCGGAGCCATGCCATCAAGGCAGGATCTGTGCCGCGGCGTTCAATTTCATCAACAGCGGCAGCATGGAGTTTCGCAACGATGTCTGGGTGTTGGTCTTGGACGTATTCCAAATCACCAAGCCCGACGAGTTTTGAATTTTCAGGTTTCGCGGCGACCTCTAAACTCCACGCTTGGTCGAATGCGGTGAAGAGGATAGCATTCTCGTTCTGCGATGCTTGCTGCCACCGTTCAATACTTCCACCTGAGAGGGCAAGTTGCCTTTCACCGGATTTACCTTCACGCGCAGGCGTTAAGATGTCGTGTCCCTCAAGTCCATCAGGGCGTGCCTCTCCCAAGATATTGAGGATCGTCGGGAAGAAATCCTGCGGTTGAACGATGACGTTGCTCCGTCCTGTATTGCCTTCGGGGAGACGGATAAAGAGCGGGACGTGTGCTTCCTGTTGGCGGACGGGTTGGCCTTTGCCAAACCTACCTCTTTCACCGACATTTGTGCCGTGGTCAGCGGTAAAGATGACGGCGGTGTTTTTGTCGAGTCCAGTGGATTCGAGGGCATCAAGGAACTGTCCGAAGCAGTGATCCATCCATGTCGTTTTGGCGGCGTATTGGTCTTTAATGTGTTGTTTCGCTTCGTCTGAGAGTTCCGCATTGCCGCGTGCACCGAGGCTCCGTGGATCAACGCGCCCGTCATAGCCGGGTCGCTGGTCGTATTTTTTCATGAACTCAGGGGGTGAGTCCCAAGGTTCGTGCGGGTCGAAGCAGTCTATCCAGAGAAAGAAATTGTCTCGCTTGGCATTGTCTTGAAGGAATTGTGCGGCGGTATTGAAAAGTTTTGCGCAGTTCCAATCTTCCGGTTTCTTGCGGTTTCTGTTTGCGCGGGCGTAGCTGCGGAGCATCCCTGATTTGGCGGCTTTGTCGTCAATACAATCGAAGAGTGACTGGCGAGTCCAGTTATCGGGCCAGGGGTCGGTATCCATAATCCAGTCTCGATCGACCTCTGCACCGCGGACGAATGTCCATGCGTGGAAGGGCCAATCAAAATTATGCCCACCGTTGACGAGGTGCGGTGTATCGTGGATGAGTTGCGTTGCGTAGCCATTTTGTGCGAGCGTCCACGGTAGCGTTTGACGTTCATGGCGGAGCGGTTTCCACGCGTGGAAGGGCGCGCCGTATTGTCCGGTGATGACATCGGTGCGGTAGGGGATAGTTGGGAAGCTGGCACAGAAGGCACGGTCATAAGCCCAGGCTTTAGATGCGAACCGATCAATATTCGGTGTTTCTATCCAGTCATTACCGTTTGCCCCGATGTAGTCGTAGCGAAGTGTATCAATAACGATGTAAGCAAGATTCATATATGATTTTCCGTTGGTTACGGCACGGCGGAGCGTGCCTACTACTTTACCATTTTGGAATCGCGCCGAGTAAGAGTTGCTGCTGTGGTGTGCCCTCTTCTCGGAGTTTTGTGACACGCGGTCCGTCAAAGGGTTCGCGAGATTTCATCCACGCGTTTTGGTAGCACATCAGACAGACGCGTCGGCGTTCTGAGGAATTGTTGGCGGCACCCCGATGCCAGGTCCATCCGTCGAACATAACCGCTTGTCCGGGGGAAACGAGTACCCGTTTCTCATCAGGCAATTCGACAGGCGTCGGTGGTGGACGGAAGGGGGCTCTATGGCTACCGGGTTGGATAACCGTGGGACCGTTGTCGTCAGTTACTTCATCGAGGTAATAGCCACAATTAATCTGTGCTGGCAGACTCCCATAAGGCGTTCCGTTCGGTGCGATGGGCCAGGGACCGTCACGGTGCCAATGTTGGTCTGGTGTTCCGGGTTCGGTGATGCGTGCCGTTGCACTGTGGAGTTGTACACAGGTGCCTAATATCGCTTCCATCCGTTTGAGGACGGGTGGATTGTCTAACAGGAATGCAAACCGATCGTCCTCTTCAAGTAACTCACCAATGAATTGACTTTTATTCTTGCGTTCGTAGCTTTCATCGAGTGCCGCGCGTAGCGACGCAATCTGTTCGGGTGTCGCGGCATTGTCAACGACGAGGTAGCCCCAGTTGAGGAAAAAGTTGACCTCTTGTTGCAATTCATAATCCAAGTCAACGTTGAGTGTTGATGGTACTACAGGATTTGCCATCGGTTACCCCTCCTTGATTGCCTCGCGGTCGGCAGTTGTCCACTCTTCCCAGCGTTCTTCGTCCGAGCGGAGGAAGCCGGAGTTACATCGCGGTTGAAGTTGCTCATCGACACCGAGGAGCCGCATGTGTTGGTGGTTATTCTCGGCTCTTGCCGTTTCCAACAATTTTTGGGTATGCGGGCCCGTATGGTGGTCAGTGTGTTTCAGCCATGTTAGGTTATAGTAGATGCTGAAGAAATAGCGTAGCGTATCGGCAGTATTCGGCGTACCGGAGTGGATGAGTCCGTTGTGTGTGATAACAACATCACCCGCTCCCATGTGGATCAGTGTTTCATCGGGATGCGGGACTCCACGTTGTGAGTCTTCCATAACAATTGGTTTCCGGTGCGAACCGACAATGACGCGGAGCGGTCCGAATTTATCTGTCAAGTCTTGCAGATACGAGATAGCGTTGATGGCATTCGGACGGTGATATGCGTCGGTGAAGGGGACATGTGCCCACCGGTCGCGATGCCAGC encodes:
- a CDS encoding phytanoyl-CoA dioxygenase family protein, with amino-acid sequence MPTLDERFEAYKTDGFAIFEKVFDEPQMQSWREKHAELSAANDGQTWFGNTLELAPDLMWPAVSHPTLLEFIEKVMGPFVQLDNLTLAAFPPMEKEKAEGRVSGWHRDRWAHVPFTDAYHRPNAINAISYLQDLTDKFGPLRVIVGSHRKPIVMEDSQRGVPHPDETLIHMGAGDVVITHNGLIHSGTPNTADTLRYFFSIYYNLTWLKHTDHHTGPHTQKLLETARAENNHQHMRLLGVDEQLQPRCNSGFLRSDEERWEEWTTADREAIKEG
- a CDS encoding Fic family protein: MKNFIAGTYRQQREYRSFTPSFVNCPFVWENPQIDLLIERAAKLLGELNAYAELRPDVIFSIPMGVAKEAIDSNLIEGTKTEIDEVVLPQTEIPPTRQADLQEVHNYIAAVNFAIAKLSELPLCIRLLKEAHKILLSGVRGENKAPGEIRKSQNWIGGSSPSDAFFVPPSAEEVPDLLSDLEKFWHNQSLQIPELIKIAITHYQFETIHPFLDGNGRCGRLLIVLQLINAQILSKPFLYMSTFFEKHRDSYYDSLSMVRKSNDLEQWITFFLNGIVETVQDGIKRFKGILELQREYDIHILTLGSRAKNAQKLLRFMYATPIVNVRSVEKELGISFSSANRLLKSLTELGVLKETTDHSRNRLFVLEKYLNLFRS
- a CDS encoding sulfatase, with protein sequence MNLAYIVIDTLRYDYIGANGNDWIETPNIDRFASKAWAYDRAFCASFPTIPYRTDVITGQYGAPFHAWKPLRHERQTLPWTLAQNGYATQLIHDTPHLVNGGHNFDWPFHAWTFVRGAEVDRDWIMDTDPWPDNWTRQSLFDCIDDKAAKSGMLRSYARANRNRKKPEDWNCAKLFNTAAQFLQDNAKRDNFFLWIDCFDPHEPWDSPPEFMKKYDQRPGYDGRVDPRSLGARGNAELSDEAKQHIKDQYAAKTTWMDHCFGQFLDALESTGLDKNTAVIFTADHGTNVGERGRFGKGQPVRQQEAHVPLFIRLPEGNTGRSNVIVQPQDFFPTILNILGEARPDGLEGHDILTPAREGKSGERQLALSGGSIERWQQASQNENAILFTAFDQAWSLEVAAKPENSKLVGLGDLEYVQDQHPDIVAKLHAAAVDEIERRGTDPALMAWLRSGGEATFPAEANYWDGFPGPEGYRPYFGKLYTGE
- a CDS encoding AAA family ATPase codes for the protein MNLETQIQQFRETFYNVKAEVQKRIVGQDAIIEGVLFCLLANGHALLEGIPGLGKTQLIHTLSEALDLAYKRIQFTPDMMPSDITGTTLLVEDEHGGRQLEFQQGPIFAQLILADEINRATPRTQSALLEAMQERTVTVGRTSHKLEEPFCVLATQNPLEMEGTYPLPEAQLDRFLFKLLIDFPNEDEIVEILRRTTSGTDITIGKATDAETLNAMRRLVPQVPIAEHVERHIIRLVRATHPDSEDAPEIVKRYVHLGAGIRSIQAIALTAKINALLDERYNVAFSDIDAVLLPALRHRILLNFEGQGEGIEPDTVVTEVRDTITSTP
- a CDS encoding Gfo/Idh/MocA family oxidoreductase, with protein sequence MPRTYKACLIGCGRMGATIDDEVAGRPDSFIWQPFSHAAAAVACERTDLVAVSDVFEEKAEAIRKRYGAERAYTDYQEMIEKEKPDIVCIATRPGPHADITVFAAENNVKGIYCEKPLCCSMEEADIMVDIVEKHGVKFNYGTQRRYMPIYRQVRELVEAGEIGNVLCTIAQYGAGSALWGLTHAADMLLFLAGDPEVDFVQGAIICNDSDWDGNRLNVDPGIACGYIRFSNGVHGYNTAGTGPEYEVCGTSGKIRVQNNSREIQFRKKDGTFFEEVPFPETSRATGTVMGITDIAEAIDEDRETKGPVHLARRSQETLMGFIESHRLGGKHISLPMENRSLYVTRDNW
- a CDS encoding phytanoyl-CoA dioxygenase family protein; translated protein: MANPVVPSTLNVDLDYELQQEVNFFLNWGYLVVDNAATPEQIASLRAALDESYERKNKSQFIGELLEEDDRFAFLLDNPPVLKRMEAILGTCVQLHSATARITEPGTPDQHWHRDGPWPIAPNGTPYGSLPAQINCGYYLDEVTDDNGPTVIQPGSHRAPFRPPPTPVELPDEKRVLVSPGQAVMFDGWTWHRGAANNSSERRRVCLMCYQNAWMKSREPFDGPRVTKLREEGTPQQQLLLGAIPKW